One genomic region from Fictibacillus marinisediminis encodes:
- a CDS encoding MerR family transcriptional regulator, with the protein MASQEGKYNIKAVSKMLGIQAGTLRAWERRYSIIQPKRNEAGHRLYTDEHIYIIKWLMNKINHGFTISQAVDLLEHHENNIDQFVVESSSQKDMAVQLADELLSALLSFNENKAKEVLDRAFSLFTIEKVTIDILGSLLVKIGHMWENHKITVAHEHYATSFLKTKIGNILYHLPVDGYLPKVMAVCGLKETHELGLLIFTLYLRQKGFEVIYLGKGIPPEDLNVVINEIDPKLLVVSCTMEQHLSQTLNWLEKVDKEYPNLQIGLGGLGIEYLSNDIKTKFKDIIIGNTKSDWEQWIHKKLKQEKRPALDH; encoded by the coding sequence ATGGCTTCACAGGAAGGGAAATACAATATTAAAGCCGTTTCAAAAATGCTTGGAATCCAGGCGGGAACATTAAGAGCCTGGGAGCGGAGATATTCCATCATCCAGCCCAAGCGCAATGAAGCTGGCCACAGGCTATATACAGATGAACACATCTATATCATTAAATGGCTCATGAATAAAATTAATCACGGTTTCACGATTAGCCAGGCTGTAGATCTGCTTGAACATCATGAAAATAACATCGATCAGTTCGTCGTCGAGAGCAGCAGCCAGAAGGATATGGCTGTTCAACTGGCGGACGAGCTGCTGTCCGCACTCCTTTCTTTCAATGAAAACAAAGCCAAGGAAGTTTTGGACCGTGCATTCAGCCTTTTTACCATAGAAAAAGTAACGATTGATATACTAGGCTCTTTACTCGTAAAAATCGGCCATATGTGGGAGAACCATAAAATTACGGTTGCCCATGAGCATTATGCGACCTCTTTTTTGAAGACGAAGATCGGGAACATACTCTATCATCTTCCTGTCGACGGTTACTTGCCAAAAGTAATGGCGGTTTGCGGATTAAAAGAGACCCATGAATTAGGTTTACTGATTTTCACACTGTACTTGAGGCAAAAAGGGTTTGAAGTCATCTATCTTGGTAAAGGAATCCCTCCCGAGGATCTTAATGTTGTCATTAATGAAATCGACCCTAAATTGTTAGTTGTTTCCTGTACGATGGAACAACATCTTTCTCAGACCCTGAATTGGCTTGAAAAGGTGGATAAAGAGTATCCAAACCTTCAGATCGGCTTAGGAGGACTGGGAATTGAATATTTATCCAATGATATAAAAACCAAATTTAAAGACATCATAATAGGGAACACCAAATCAGATTGGGAACAATGGATTCATAAAAAATTAAAACAAGAAAAGCGACCGGCTCTTGATCATTAA
- a CDS encoding CBS domain-containing protein, with translation MFVKSNMIPLRKTHFVKEKDSVKQVLDLLQKYDIDGVPVVSDNRFKGILTRHSIYEAFFANNQTKEQFLAKTKAGDIASCRKLTISEDEMFERTLLMVKDMPIVAVTDKHNQLLGVVTRYDVLEQFQSAFGMKKPGIRISFASLETEGRIARLSEITKQFHENIISLTTFDETDQLVRRMVMKVEKTPNLEKFVEKLSQSGFRILSIHED, from the coding sequence ATGTTTGTAAAAAGCAATATGATCCCATTGCGTAAGACACATTTTGTGAAGGAAAAAGATTCTGTAAAACAAGTGCTTGATCTTCTGCAAAAGTATGATATTGACGGAGTTCCGGTCGTCTCTGATAACAGGTTTAAAGGGATTCTTACACGTCATTCCATCTACGAAGCTTTTTTCGCGAACAACCAGACAAAGGAGCAATTTTTAGCAAAAACAAAAGCCGGCGATATTGCCAGCTGCAGAAAACTGACCATCAGTGAAGATGAAATGTTTGAAAGGACTCTGCTGATGGTAAAGGATATGCCGATCGTTGCCGTAACTGACAAACATAATCAATTGCTTGGCGTCGTTACCCGGTATGATGTGCTGGAGCAGTTTCAAAGCGCGTTCGGCATGAAAAAGCCCGGGATTAGAATATCCTTCGCATCCCTTGAAACGGAAGGAAGGATTGCCCGATTGTCTGAGATTACAAAGCAATTTCACGAGAATATTATCTCACTGACTACATTTGATGAAACGGATCAGCTCGTAAGACGAATGGTAATGAAAGTGGAAAAAACACCAAATCTTGAAAAGTTTGTGGAAAAGCTCAGCCAGTCTGGATTCAGAATTTTAAGCATACATGAGGATTGA
- a CDS encoding DUF2663 family protein, with translation MNAINYWKIEPFISEICKVVLQTLIEKKEQKDQFDRQMKWWAFYSSLMGCLGLIYLYGFKLTHAESVRAALFSLAGDRMIWFIGIYFIVAGVQWKRLKKKCAKADDEYESIRKEIIERGDDLWPRPEMWKNRHHVLEYVKSEYNINLYHK, from the coding sequence ATGAACGCAATCAACTACTGGAAGATCGAGCCTTTTATCTCAGAAATCTGCAAAGTGGTGCTTCAGACGCTGATTGAAAAGAAAGAACAGAAAGACCAGTTTGACAGGCAGATGAAATGGTGGGCGTTTTATAGTTCGCTCATGGGCTGCCTGGGGTTGATCTACTTGTATGGTTTTAAGTTAACCCATGCTGAAAGTGTACGGGCGGCATTGTTTTCCCTCGCAGGAGACAGGATGATCTGGTTTATCGGGATTTATTTTATAGTGGCAGGGGTTCAGTGGAAACGGCTCAAAAAGAAATGTGCAAAAGCGGATGATGAATATGAAAGCATCAGGAAAGAGATCATTGAACGCGGAGACGATTTATGGCCAAGGCCGGAAATGTGGAAGAACAGGCATCATGTATTGGAGTATGTTAAATCTGAGTACAACATAAATCTGTATCATAAATGA
- a CDS encoding CPBP family intramembrane glutamic endopeptidase, with amino-acid sequence MKNWDQAQLIRQMSDRELRTNIYFSQFLFFAAGTAIMWFAGFDLHRFRWESFNIIILGAGTALAVVIINLLLHKWMPKRSLDDGGINERIFRSVPVWHIAVLTAVISFSEEWLFRGAVQPLLGLSLTSILFAVLHVRYIKKPVLFSAAVLLSFLLGYLYQYTENLLVPMTAHFFIDFFLGLLISKGWLTTHSKSYPIEDNGGGTHEEHE; translated from the coding sequence ATGAAGAATTGGGATCAAGCACAGCTTATCCGGCAAATGAGCGACCGAGAATTACGCACTAATATATATTTTTCCCAATTTCTATTCTTTGCTGCCGGAACAGCCATCATGTGGTTTGCGGGCTTTGATCTGCACCGGTTCCGATGGGAAAGCTTTAATATCATAATTTTGGGAGCAGGAACCGCATTAGCGGTAGTCATTATTAACCTCCTTCTGCATAAATGGATGCCGAAACGTTCCTTGGATGACGGAGGGATCAATGAGCGCATCTTCCGCTCGGTTCCGGTCTGGCATATTGCTGTACTAACAGCTGTCATTTCGTTTTCAGAAGAGTGGCTCTTTCGGGGAGCTGTACAGCCCTTGCTCGGCTTAAGCTTAACAAGTATACTTTTTGCAGTCCTCCATGTACGATATATAAAAAAGCCTGTACTTTTCAGTGCAGCGGTTCTACTTAGCTTTCTTCTCGGATATTTATACCAATACACCGAGAATCTGCTTGTTCCGATGACCGCTCATTTTTTTATCGATTTTTTTCTGGGGCTGCTGATTTCCAAAGGATGGCTTACGACCCATTCTAAATCTTATCCCATAGAGGACAACGGAGGTGGTACTCATGAAGAACATGAGTGA
- a CDS encoding RecQ family ATP-dependent DNA helicase: MIELELEALLSKNFGYDEFRTGQKEVIEDILMGNDVLAMMPTGTGKSLCYQLPGYILSGSIIIVSPLLSLMEDQVEQLKRSGEKRAVALNSFMDFEEKRRVLHRLSSYKFIYVSPEILENEFVLNELKKISVSLFVVDEAHCISQWGHEFRTSYLKLASFRSNIGNPPCLALTATATPEVRDDITAKLKMKSCAMHVYRVDRPNITLTVEHCTEHLDKLNRAIELASSLNGPGILYASTRSWAENLAENLREKGMTRVAAYHGGLENEDRLLIQKQFLNDELDIICCTNAFGMGINKPNIRFVVHFHMPSAMESYVQEIGRAGRDGKESLAVLLYCRGDEEIPGMFIDHEFPDEGQILHCASLPAADRVSFSGMLERFEMSDSARRFLLYQLEKEGYFLNEGNVLPDEAKERILQKMKNRKALKRKKIDEMVEWTRGDFCKREKIAHIFHDEMGERPSNCCSHCKADIGHFIQKETRTNPQPAAAVNWQNELQLIFNQESDDHHEELGSSTAYPANERPRITH; encoded by the coding sequence GTGATCGAATTGGAGCTGGAAGCCCTGTTAAGTAAAAATTTCGGATATGATGAATTCCGCACTGGACAGAAGGAAGTGATCGAAGACATTCTGATGGGAAATGACGTACTGGCCATGATGCCTACTGGTACAGGAAAATCATTATGCTATCAGCTTCCAGGCTACATTCTTTCCGGCTCAATCATCATTGTCTCACCTCTTCTTTCACTGATGGAAGACCAGGTGGAACAGCTTAAGCGTTCTGGGGAAAAAAGAGCGGTCGCTTTAAACAGTTTTATGGATTTTGAAGAAAAAAGAAGAGTGCTTCACAGGCTCTCTTCTTATAAATTTATATATGTTTCTCCTGAAATACTTGAAAATGAATTTGTACTCAACGAACTGAAAAAAATCTCCGTCTCTCTGTTCGTTGTTGATGAGGCGCATTGTATATCGCAATGGGGCCATGAATTTCGGACCAGTTATCTAAAACTGGCGTCGTTTCGAAGCAATATTGGGAATCCCCCTTGTCTTGCTCTGACAGCGACCGCTACACCGGAAGTCAGAGATGATATCACAGCAAAGCTTAAAATGAAAAGCTGTGCGATGCATGTTTATCGTGTGGATCGGCCGAACATCACGTTAACAGTAGAGCACTGCACGGAACATCTGGATAAACTGAATCGTGCCATTGAACTCGCTTCCTCATTAAATGGACCTGGAATTCTTTATGCCTCGACAAGATCATGGGCTGAAAACCTTGCAGAAAATCTGAGAGAAAAAGGGATGACTCGCGTAGCTGCCTACCATGGGGGACTTGAAAATGAGGATCGGCTGCTGATCCAAAAACAGTTTCTAAATGATGAACTTGATATCATTTGCTGTACCAATGCTTTCGGCATGGGCATCAACAAACCGAACATCCGGTTTGTTGTCCATTTTCATATGCCTTCTGCCATGGAGTCTTACGTCCAGGAAATCGGCCGGGCGGGAAGAGACGGCAAAGAGAGTCTCGCTGTTTTGTTATATTGCAGAGGGGATGAAGAAATTCCGGGGATGTTTATTGACCATGAGTTTCCAGATGAGGGACAAATACTCCATTGTGCTTCACTGCCTGCGGCTGACCGCGTTTCATTTTCGGGTATGCTGGAAAGGTTTGAAATGAGTGACAGCGCAAGAAGATTTTTGCTTTATCAGTTAGAAAAAGAGGGTTACTTTTTAAACGAAGGAAATGTGCTGCCGGATGAAGCCAAGGAACGTATTCTTCAAAAAATGAAAAACAGAAAAGCTCTGAAACGCAAAAAAATAGATGAAATGGTAGAATGGACAAGAGGAGATTTCTGCAAACGAGAAAAGATTGCACACATCTTTCATGATGAGATGGGGGAACGCCCAAGTAATTGCTGCAGCCACTGCAAGGCAGATATCGGACATTTCATCCAAAAGGAAACTCGTACAAATCCTCAGCCTGCAGCAGCTGTGAATTGGCAAAATGAGCTGCAACTAATTTTTAATCAGGAAAGTGATGATCATCATGAAGAATTGGGATCAAGCACAGCTTATCCGGCAAATGAGCGACCGAGAATTACGCACTAA